Below is a genomic region from Scytonema millei VB511283.
GCAGGCAAATAAAAACAGGATTTATACGGGTAACTGTTAGTTTTCCACCGAGCGATCGCTGCTATAGTTTGACGGACGAATTTCAGTTGAGTATTTCTTCTGAGTTGAAAGTTTAAATTAATTTCATGAATCCCGTAATTTTGCGGTTATAGATTGATGTTTTTTTCAACTAATCTTGATTTGCGATCTAGGTACTTAAGGATTAACTGAGAGCTAGATAAATTTTTGCGATCGCAATTATTTGCATTATTAATTTTTGTCTCTACCGTGTTCAAACTTAAATTTACAGCTAAACAGCCCAGGCGGAGTGAATTCACACTGTCACAAATGAAATTTGCCTACGGGAACTCAAAAACTAGTGTCAGCGGGGTCTACCCACGTAGCTGCGATTTTAAGCACCCAGTACTAGCTAACTTCATTTTCAGCATGGCAAGTAGCGCTATTTGCTTTTTTTTTCTTCAAATCCAATAATTGCTGCCCCTCTAGAGAGTGAAAAAGCATCGCCAGCGACGACATCAAGCGATCGCGCTTCAGTCAAAAACGAACAAATAGGCGATCCAGAACTAGGCGTTTTACGTTTACAAGAGCAAAAATTACAGTCTCCTCCTTACGAACCCATCGCACATTTACTAGGGCAGGTTGGCTATTTCCAAGGTAGTAATATTTTTTCAGCAGTTGATGCAATTGATGACGGATTATTTTCTACCAACTTAACTTTTGCGATCGCGCCCAAACTAGGAGCGAAAACAAGTTTATTCACGGCAATTGATGGCGGTTTGGTTCGATATAGCGAACACGACCAAGCTGATTACAACAAATTAAGACTAAGGGCAGCTTTACGCCAAAAACTGACACCACAGATGTTTGGTGAAATTGGCTGGAACAATCAATATTTATTTGATGCCAAGACAGGCGATCGCTTTTTGAAAGAACACGCCCTACGTTTAGCTCTCCAGCGCCAAGATAAAATAACGAATAAATTGTGGTTAAATTCAACCTATGAATTTCGTCTAGGATTTGCCGAACCAGACACCCGCAGTCGCGCGATCAATTCTTTATCTACCGAGCTAGCTTACTATATCAGCCCTCGCCTCCAGCTTAGTTTAGAATATTTACTAGCTTTATCGAATTTCACGCAACGCGATCGCGACGATACCTACCACCTAATTCTCGGTAGCGTGATTTATGCCGTATCGCGTGGAAGCCAAATTAGCCTTCAAAGTGGCGTGAGTTTCGGCAATTCCTCCGATCCAAATATTAGTTTTGATAATTCATTTTTTAGCGTGAATTATACATTTGATATCGGGAATTGGTAGAGATTAAGTCGTAAGTCGTAAGTCGTAAGTCGTAAGTTAGCAACTGACAACTGACAACTGATAACTGATAACTGATTAATGGCTAATCCAATCGCTCCAACTGCCTGCATAAAGTTTACCTGTAGAAATTCCTGCTAATTCTAGTGCGAGTAAATCGACGCAAGCAGTCACGCCAGAACCACAGTAGACAATAATTTCTGATGATGACTCTAAGTCTTGCCAGCGTTGCTGTTGTTCTGATATGGGTTTGAGGTAGCCGCGATCGTCTGTCACCTCTTGCCAGGGATAATTAACTGCACCTGGGATATGACCCGCAACTGGATCTATCGGTTCTCGTTCGCCACGATAGCGATCGCCTTCTCGCGCATCAACTAATGCTACTCCAGGCAAGTCCTTGCGTGCTTTTACCGCTTCTATATCCACAACTTGCCCTAATTGTATTATGGGGATAAACTCACCCGCTTTTGCTATAGGCAGATCGGCTGTAACCGGATAACCAGCCGCTAGCCAACCTTGAAACCCTCCATCTAACACGGCAACTCGTTCGTGTCCCAAATAGCGTAGCAGCCACCACAGCCGCGCCGCAAAAGCCAATCGGGAATCATCGTAAGCAACAACTCTCGTTTGGGAAGTTATGCCCATCGCCGACAGTTTTACTGCCAACTCTGTTAAGTTTGGTAAAGGATGCCTCCCTCCATGCTGACCGACTGGACTGGAAAGATCTTGATTTAAATCTAGGTAGTAAGCACCAGGAATGTGATTCGATTGGTACTGTTGTCGTCCGAGTTGCGGATCGGCAAGGGAAAAACGACAATCCGCGATCGCCACTTGCGGATCTGCTAAATGTTCGTAAAGCCATGCGGCAGTGACGCTGTGATTCATCTAGATTTCTCCCGTAGTGAGGATAAGGAGGACTTGGGGGACAAGGAGGACAAGGAAGCAATTCTGGTTCTACTAGCCACCAGCCACCAGCCACTAGCCACTCCTTCCCTCGCTCCTCACCCCTTCTTTAGAATTTTTAATAAATTTTCTCATCAAATCGTTCTACTGTAACGATTTAGGTGGAATACTAAATACACTCGCAAACTTTGTTGGTAGTAGTTGACTATAAAAGTTGAGAAATTTAGCATGAGCAGTAATTTAGCAACAAAACTCCGTGAAGGGACGAAAAAAGCCCACACCATGGCAGAAAATGTTGGTTTTGTCAAGTGTTTTTTAAAAGGAGTAGTAGAGCCAACTTCTTACCGCAAGCTGGTTGCCAATCTCTATTTCGTCTACTCGGCGATGGAAGAAGAAATGGAGCGGCATCAACAGCATTCAATCTTATCAAATATGTACTTCAAGGAATTGAATCGCCAGCGTAGCTTGGAGCAAGACCTGAAGTATTATTACGGCAACCAATGGCGCGAGCAAATTAGTCTCTCTCCGGCTGGAGAAGCTTACGTGCAGCGAATAAGGGAAGTCTCTAATACTGCCCCAGAACTACTAATTTCACACCTTTATACTCGCTATTTGGGCGATCTTTCTGGCGGACAAATTCTCAAAGGTATTGCTCAAAGGGCGATGAATCTTGCTGATGGACAAGGCACTGCTTTCTATGAATTTGCTGAAATTTCTGATGAAAAGCAATTTAAAAACACCTATCGGCAAAGACTAGACGAATTACCAATTGATGAAGCTAAAGCAGATCGCATCGTTGAAGAAGCTAATGCTGCTTTTGGCATGAACATGAAGATGTTTAACGAATTGGAAGGTAATTTGATCAAAGCGATCGGTGTTATGTTATTCAATAGCTTAACTCGCCGTCGTAATCGCGGTAATACCGAACTAGCAACTAGCAATTAGTTATTGGTCATTGGTCATTGGTCATTAGTTGAACCTAGATGAATGACGAGCGATCGATGACAGAATGCAAGTTACAATCCTGGGGATGAGGTGATAGATGTATCATCGTGTCTTCAGGATTGTCTGCTTTGAGAGTGAGTGGCTAGTGGCTAGTGGCTAGTGGCTAGTCACTGGTCGCTGATAACTGTTCGCTACACTCTGGTGATTCGTTGGTTGGATTATTGACTTTGGTACTGACGGGATAAGCAACCATTGCTTCTGAGGAGTATGGTTGTAGCAGTGGTTCTAGCTGTTCTGGTTCTTGAGTTTGAGGATCGAGCCACTGGTTATAATCTTCTGGTTTGAGAATAACAGGCATCCGGTCGTGAACCGATCGCAAAAGAGAATTAGCTGTTGTCGTCAGAAGAGTGCAAGAATCAATTTTCTCGCCGTCTGGTGCTTGCCAAGTTTCCCATAAACCTGCAAAAGCAAAGGGTTGCCCATCTTGTAAGCGAAAATAGAAGGGTTGTTTCTTACCTTTTTGCGATCGCCATTCGTAAAAGCCATCAGCAACAACTAGACAGCGGCGGCGACGAAATGCAGAACGGAAAGCGGGTTTTTCAGCAACGGTTTCGGCTCTGGCATTAATCAGTTTTGCACCCATTGATGCATCTTTTGCCCAAGAGGGAATTAAACCCCAACGTAACATTTGAAATTGACGGCGATCGCCCTCTGATAAGATTGTTGGGACTGGTTGAGTCGGTGCGATGTTATATCGTGGAGTTAATTCGGGAATTGAGGAAAGCTGAAAGGTAGAAGCGATCGCTTCTGCTGGTTGGCTGAGGGTAAATCTACCACACATAAAATTACTTTGGTAATGGGTAATAGGTAGTTGGTAAGTCGTAAGTCGTAAGTCGTAAGTCGGAATTAACTGCTCGTTCGCTCCCTGACAACTGATAACTGATTTTGACTTTTAACTTTTAACTTCTTTATAATCATTACGTCTTCTACCCAACGAAAGTCATGCTCAGGTTGTATGATTTTTTACCTTCGGGAAATGGTTATAAAGTTCGGCTTTTGTTGACTCAGCTTGGTATTCCCTTTGAGCGAGTCGAAATTAATATTCTTAAAGGTGAAAGTCGTACTCCTGGATTTCTCACGAAAAATGCTAATGGACGCATCCCAGTTTTACAGTTGGAATCAGGAGAATTTTTAGCAGAATCGAATGCTATTCTCTTCTATTTTAGCGAAGATACTGAATTTTTGCCTGCCGATAAATTACTCCGCGCCCGAGTTTTACAATGGCTATTTTTTGAGCAATACAGCCACGAACCTAATATCGCTACTCCTAGATTTTGGATTACTGAACTTGGTAAAGCAGATGAATATCGGGAAGCGATAGAACAGAAACGTCAAGCTGGTTATGCTGCGCTTGCAGTGATGGAAAAACATTTAACCGAGCGGAAATTTTTTGTAGGCGATCGCTATTCTATTGCTGATATTGGCTTATTTGCCTATACTCACGTCGCCGATGAAGGAGGTTTCGATCTATCTGGTTTTCCGGCGATTCAAGCATGGATAGAGCGAGTCAAAGCTCAACCGAATTATATTCCAATTACGCGATCGTGATATAAAATTTATTTTAATTTCCATATTATTGTAGGGGCGGGTTTGATTGAAGAATACGACGGTCAAACCGAGACTTTGGCAAAACCCGCCCTTACAGTTTATACAGTCCGCTAGCTAGATTTAGAAGCGGAAAGTTGTGCGGACAGTTGCTAACCAAATATCGTTGTTATCTTCAATATGACCTGGGTTAGTCACGAGAACCACACCTGGAGTAATGAATAGATTGTCACTGACTCGGAAACGGTAGAATACTTCAAAGTGCAGTGAAGTTGCTTCATCTTTCACTCCTACTCTCCTTGGTAGCGTATCTGGAGTTTCTTGACGGGCTTGATCTGGTCCAATTCCAGCTGTATCTAAGTTAGTGTTATTGTCGGTTACAGGAACTTCCGGCTCGCCTCTACGAGAAGTTTCAAAAAAAGGTACGGGTGTACCGCGTGTTTCGGGTCCCGCATCTACCAATTTTGGTGGCATACCAAAAAGGAAGGCAAATAAATCTCCTTCTCTACCAAAAGGATCGGATAGACCAAGAGAAAAGAGATAGGTAGCTGAATTGGCAAAGGGTTTCTTACCGGCAGAGGCTCCAATTCCGTTGAGAATTCCATTCGCGTCTCTACTAGTTTCAGAAAAGTCAGGAAGGCGTTCTAAGAAATTAGTAAACATATATCCCCCCCATGCCCCGAATGTTAGCTTTGGAGAGATACGCCATTGCAACGTTGCGCCAATAGCATTGGTTTTGGCAGCTAAGTCTCCAATAAAATAACGGCAGCATGGATCAAACCCAGAGTCATTTGCTTGGTCGATTGGTGAAGGAACGGATGAACCAGACCATAAACCATTGGTTTCTGCATTGACGCTACCTGTATACGTACCTAAAGTTCCATCGCTAGTGTAGGCATTCACATAAGTTAAGCCAGTAATCAAGTTGTTAGTTGGTGTTGCTAACAATTGCACGCCTAGCGCACTGCGGTCTGCTCCAAAAACTCCACTGTCTGGATTGTTACTTCCTCCAGTACCATAAGCTACTTGTAGCCGTGCATTTTTGGCAAATAACCAGTCAAAACCTGCTCCTGCATCTAATACGCCACCAATTTTGAAAATTGGACTAGCCTCGCCAAAGCGAGAAATTGAACCCCTACCAGTGTCAAAGTAAGCTGAATTGGCTGAAAGAACGTTACTTAAACTAAAACCAAAAGGAATGACGCTAAAGACAACGCGATCGTTAAAGGCAGGAAATCGATATTCTAATAAGTCTAAAACAACATTATTGTTTAAACCTGCTTGGTAAGATAACCGCGCCATGTAAGTATTGAGAGACTCTGCATTGGTGAAGCCACCACCATCAAAGTTGCCTGTAACTAGGTATGTCCGCAGGCGATCTTTACCTGTAAATGATGTTTCTAACCCTAATCGAACCAAGTGGGCGAGAACAGTATTTTTATCTGCATCGTCTCGGTTTAAACAATCAACTTCTGGAGCTGAATTGCGATCTCTTAAGTTTAACTGAGGCACTAATTGGTCAAAAAAAGGTCCGGTGTTGTCTGGCAAAACCCTACATCCTCCAGGGGGATCGCCGCCAAAGGCACTGGCAACACCAAAGATAACTTCTCCGCCTAGAACGGTAGTCGTGGAAAACTGATTGGCTTCTAACTCGGCTGTTTGTGCTTCTAAAGCGTCAACTCGCCCCCGCAAAGTTGCTAATTCACTGCTAAATTCCGATTGCAGGCGATTTAGGGTTTCCAAATCTTCTTTGCTAACGACATCTGCCGAACCAGCAGTAATCAGTTCGTTAATCCGATCCATAGCTGCATTCAAGCCTGCGGCAAACTCGTAGCGCGTCATGGCACGATTGCCTCGAAAAGTACCGTCAGGATAACCTGCAATGACTCCATAACGTTCTACCAGAGATTGCAAAGCCTGAAATGCCCAATCAGTAGGTTGTACGTCTGATAGTTGAGATACGGATGTGACTTGTGCCAGCGTCGAAGATGTGTTTTGAATTTGTTGAGCTGTATAGTTGAACTCTGTATCCGGTGTTGCTGGTGCTAGAGGTGCTAGAGTAGCCGCACTGGTTCGGTTTGTTTCAGACTTTTTTAACGATTGAGGTGTTGTTTGAGTTGGCTGAGTTCTGGCTATATCCGTCTCGCCTGCCTGTACTGCGGCTGTTTTAAATAACAGAGCAGAAACAGCTATAGGTGTTGTCAATAGCAAGATGGAAAATATGGAAAAAGTAGATTTGATCCTCACAGTTACTTCCCTCTTATCCACAATTCAAGGCGTTTAATTTTGCATAGAAAACTTACAGAAGCTCGATTGAACTTCTGTTGAAACTCGGTGCGGACCCTAAGCAGATAAAATTTTATTTCTTAAAAGCTAGAATGACACGATCGCGATAAATACAATCCAATTAACAAAAAATCTTAATTTTTATTTGTAATATTTTTTGAGAAAAACAAATTAGGGCAAGGTGGGCAATGCCCACCCTACAGATGATGTGTTTTGAAATGAGTTGGCAAAGATTAGCTTTTTTTTAAGCCGATCGCCATATTATTTCATTATTAGATATAGATAGCGATCGCTAAAAAACTATAGCTTTAACTACGAAAATTACGCTCCCGAAATAAAGATTTTGAGCCTCTGGAACTCTCCTACTTGAGAAAAGTAGAAAAGTATTTTCTTACTCGGGACAGCGTTCTTCACTCGTACCGAGCAAGACTGTACGACTACCTGCTGAGGGGCAATCCCTAACAGCGGCGTGCTTGAAGTCACGGCTGAAGGTCTTGTAAATATCATCGATCGTGTCTGCCGATCGCGGTCTTTTTTCTGGCATTCCCCGGCTGACAACCGCAGGCTGCACGGGAGGCGGCTCAAATTTGATGTAGGGAAACACGCCAGCAAGCGGTTGAATTTTTTTCGCTTCTTCGGTAAGGTCGGAAACTCGAATTCCCAGATTGAATTTGCTCTGAATCGCAGTTTGAGCTATGGGATTTCCTCCCATCAGGGAAGCCACTAAAGTCCCTGGTACAGAAACGCTAGTTGCTTCACCCGCCCGTCCGTGAATCCCGACTAGCTCGCCGCGATCGTTAAAAACAGGACCACCACTCATTCCCCGTTGCGTTTCACAACTGTATTGAATGCTGTAACCTCCATCCGCAGTGCGAGGGGTAACTCTAATGACTTCGCCAGGAGCAAATAACCTTTGCCGTCGCGCCGTTTCATTTCCCGGATCGGGCCAGCCAGAGACAAAGGCTCGTTCGCCTTGGTTGGGGCTACCTGGTAGGTTTGCTAAAGGATAGTTCTTGTCACTCTTAAATTGGACGATCGCGACATCAAGCCCTTGAATAGTTTCACCACTCTCGCCCTGTTCTTTCCCCATTGGCACGATATTCGATCGCGTACTTTCGTCGTCTACGGGATAAACTGCGCCATCAAAGGTACGTACTCCGTAAAAACCGCCTCGACCGCGAACGACGTGTAGGTTAGTTGCTACGTAGTAAATGTTGCCACGCTTAGCAATAATCACTCCAGACCCAGGGTTAAACTCGCGTCGAGCTTCAACATCACCTTTTTGCAGGTCTTGACCGATGACCACTGTTGTTTGCGAGGCGATCGCATCAATTTCAGTCTGGTTCAACGTTTTGGAATCAGTACCAGGCTGAGTTTGCTGGGCGATCGCATCTGCTTGTACCGTGAGTCCTGTCATCTTGCCCGTAAAAGCGATCGTCGCAGCAGTAATAACTCCAGCGATAAAAATCGTCGATTTTAAATTTCGAGTTTGAAAAAATTTTTTCCAGCCATTCATAATTAAAGTCAAAAGTCAAAAGTCAAAAGTTAAAAGTTAAAAGTCGGAGAAGAGAGCAGAGAAGCAGTGACCAGCGACCAATTAACTGTCAATCAACAACCAACAACTACCTATTACCTATTACCGATCTTCACTGACAACTGACAACTAAATTTCATTTTGCGATTGAGGTTGAGCCAAGTTTTTTTCAACTTGATGCTGAAAAGCGGCGATTGGAATCGCCCAGCTCAGCGCTTCCATTTGGTTGAATAGTTCTATCGATGGCTTTGTACCATCGGCAAATGTAAATACATCAATCCCTTGAAGTGGATATTTCAAGCGACCGTTGATCCCAATCAGTTCTCCTTTTTGATTTAAAACAGGTCCACCACTCATCCCTTGTTCGACTTCGTTGGTGTAACCTAAACTGTATCCTTCTGGTAAAGTTCGCTCTAAGAGTAAAGCAACAGTTCCCGTTGTCAGCCGAAATGCTTTCATTCCCCAGTTACGTGTTTCTTCAACACGACTTTTATTCAGGAATTGATAATTGGGAAAACCAGATGCATAGACGCGATCGCCTTTTGTTAAAGCTAAGGAATTTCCTAAGACAGCAACACGATAGGATTTAGGGCTATCAAATTGTAGTAAAGCGAGATCGACACCTGTTAAAGTCTGCATCACCTGACGGCGGGCTGGATGAGTCGCGCCATCAGCAGTAAGAATGGTATATTCACCGTCCTGACTACCTGCTACTACATGGTCGCAGGTGAGAACGGTGTATGTCTGAGCCTGACGTTGTACGATCGCCCCAGAACCCATACTTGTTTTTGTCAATACTCTGACTGTCACTTGTTGAGCAACTTCTGCTATTGCCGAACTTTCTACTCGATCTACAGGTGTTGTAGTCGCAATTTTTTCAGTACTAGCATCAGATTTTGTATTCGGTTTTGATGGCGTTAACCATAAGATCGCAGCGATCGCCAGCAGTCCAAGGTTAAATAAGACAATAGTGGCTAATGATAATTTCACTTTCGCTGCATCCCAATTCCAATCGCTCGATCGACTGTCATTCGTAAATTACGAGGTTCGAGTTGGCGATCGCTCTCAATCTCGACTACTCATACATTTACCTTATTCCGCTACCTTATTCCGCTGAAAATACTGCTCGATTTCTTCTCCAAAAGGTGCATAATATTGAGGCGCGCTTTGTTGGACTGCCGTACCCGTCCCTTTCAAGCTGAAAGTCACCAATTGTTCGAGAATTTGGCGCTCTTTGCCTCGATCTGATGTGCGCAATGTCATCAGAATATTTTTCCGGTTGCAGATTTCGTTTCGACTGCCAACGTAGCAAATGACTGGTTTGCTGTTAACTCGTCCGTATGTCAGTTGCAAGTTTCTCAGCTTTCCGCCTTTGGCTGCTACAACTTCAGTCAAGCGATCGCTGACTATTTTACAACGCTCGTGTGGCGTGTATTGCGTCCCAAATTCATTGCTGTTCCAGGTAATGACTGGTGCTGTGATCCGTTCGCCGCGTTTGGCGATCGTTGCATAGCCCTGACCTGAAGCTATGCAATGAAAAGTTGTCGCACCACCAGCACTAGCGACTGCTTCGGCTCGGACGAAATCGCTACCTATACCGATCCCGCTTACAACTGCGATCGCTGTTGCTAAATATTTAGTGAATTTTTTTAAATTTTTAGTTGTGTGATTGCCTATCATCGCTCGTACCTCAAGGGCAGTTAAAATTTCTATTACATTAACAGTCAGCTCAAGTACCCTGAACTTGACAAGTCTGCTTGACGAGACTAGCGTATTTGAACTATACCGCGATCTACAAACAAATATGCTACGATTTCGGTCAAATTTTGAAAAAAAAATATAAAATTATACTTCAACAGCTATTTTATATACGTAATATACTTATGAAAACACTTCATGTACGTACTAAGGAAGTCAAAAATTAAAAGTCAAAAGTCAAAAGTTGGAAGCTGGGGACAAGGGGGAATAACTACCAACTACCAACTACCACTCTTCACTGATAACTGATAACTGTCAAATCTCCGACCAGTCTTGAATCAGGATTTGAGCTTGAGAGTAGAGAGGACTGTCTTGAGGAATTTGTTTGGCAATAGCGATCGCTTCAGCAAAATTACTACTTCCTGCGAGTTGCTTGGCATGTTCTAAATGACACTCATTTAATATCGCTTGCGCTTCAGCGTAAACTGTTGAATCGCGGGTAACTGTTTCGGCTCTACTCGCACACGCTTCGTAGCGTGCCTGATGTTTTAAAGTTTGAATTTCATCGATAACTTGAGCTGTCAGACGAAACTGAATGTATGAATAAACTACTGCTCCCAGTGCCACAATGCCAACCCCAATAGCCGCACCGACAAAAAACAAAGTAGAGGTGGATAAGCGGCGTTGACGCGCTGGTGGAGGTATGAGGATTGAATCATCCGTGCTAGAGTGAGCTGGATTACTGTGCTGTGGGGCAGAGAACTGAGCGCTTGCCCGAACTTCTTGCCGATTTGGAGGCGACAAGGTATTTGGCAGCGATGTCGGCGGAATGGCTTCTGTTTTTGTTGGCGGTGGTGGTATGTAGGCTTTGGTCGTCGCTGCCTCAGGTGTGACTGGAACAGATGGTTGTGGGTGCGTGGGTGCAGATGGAGATGAATGAAGAGAATTATCGATCGCCTCTTCAGGCTTATGGGTAATAGTAGCCTTTAATACTTGCTTTAATTGCTCTACTGAGGCAAAGCGATCGCTGGGTGATTTTTGCAAGCACTGCATGACAGCTGCTTCTAGTTGCGGCGATAAATTTTCGCAACCGGGCTGTAACCTGATGGGGATCGGTGGTTTTGTCTTGTGTGCCATTGCCCAACCCATCCCCGTTATCGAATAGGCTTGAGCGCCAAAACCAAACGGATCTGTGCCGCTGAGGAGTTCGTAGAGGATGACACCCAAACTGTAAATATCTGCTCTTGCGTCTATAGTGTTAGCAGCCCGCAACTGTTCTGGAGCAGCATAGCGAAACGTACCGATAAATCCATAAGTTAAATTCGTGCGATCGATCGATTCATCGCGGATTTTGGCAATCCCAAAATCCAGAATCTTCACCAGTTCTCCCAGTGCTGTAGGCACGACAAATATATTGTCTGGTTTGAGATCGCGGTGAACTACCTTGACGTGTTCGCTGGCTGTCGCTCCACTCCACCAGAGATCGATGCCTGAGTGAGCTAGACGCAATCCTTCACACGCCTGAGTCACAATTTTAATCGTTCGCTCGACGGGTAGCCGTTGCTGTTGCTTCAGCAGCTGTTTCAAGCTATCCCCGCGCAGATACTCCATGACATAAAAAGGATGCCCTTCATCCGTAACGCCATAATCGCTCACATTCACGATATGGTCGCTTTTTAGCGCCGCACAAATAGCAACTTCCCGCTCGAACCGCTTTCTCAAAGACTTTGACGCTGCCAATTTTTCTTTCAGTAGCTTCAATGCTACGTGTTGTCCCAATAAGGTATCCATTGCCAGAAACACATCGCCCATTCCGCCTGAACCCAAGCGCCTCTCCAAGCGATAGCGTTGGCGATCGCCAATACTCCGACCAATCCAGGTTTCTGGCTGAGCAGGAAATGTCATGGAGCTTTCTCTATGTGTTGCTGTTTCTGGACTTGTTGCCTTTTTTGGCGTGCGATCGCGAACGAGACTATGATACTACTATTATTGCTTGACCAGTTATCAGTTATCAGTGGCTGGTGGCTGGACTCAATTCTTGTCACTAGTCACCAGTCACTAACCACTAGCCACTCACTCTAAATCGAAATATTATCCAACAGCCGAGCGGGTTTGAGTTGTAGAGGCGTTGCACCATGTTCGTATTCGTCGGGAAAAATTGCTCTGACGCGCTTAACGACTGAAATCATGTAACCGTAGTCTGGCGCTGAACTGTTGGGGATGTATCCTGCTTCTTGCGCCAAAATCGAGGGGACTCCATTCATGATTTGGTAAATTTGCTGACGCAAGCTTTTGTCTACGTTAGGTGCAACCAAAACCACGCCAGGTGGGACTTCGTGCGGATCGGTGTAGAGAATGCGAAACTCGGTGGGGCTGAAATACGAACTGTGTAGGTAGAATTCTTCTTTAGAAAGAGCGCCTGCCGTAGCTTTCCCTGTAGCAACCCATTCCAAAACTGTTTTAGGTGTAGGTGCAAGCATAATTTCTGCTAGAGTTAGACCGTAGAGATTGTAAATCGGGAAGAAATATCCGGTAGCCGAACCTGGTTGTCCGAGGGCAAGCGGTTGATTTTGTAATTCTTTTAACTCAACGATTGGATTATCTTTGCGCACGACTAGAATAGAGCGTAAATTAGCAATTCCCTGAAGGGAAAGTATCGGGGTGTATTGGTGTTTGTCGATCGCGATCGCAGCTAATCCAGGCTCGGCAAAAGCTAGAGACCAAGCATGATTCCGAATTCGTTCTAGAGCTTTATTTTCGTTAAAAGCAGGTTCTAGCTGTACGATAACTCCAATTTTTTCACTTAAATATCGAGTAAATTTGGCATAACGATTGATGGTTTGTTCCCCAGCGTTGTAACTGACTACACCGAGAACTAAACCTTGGCGCTTGCTCGATAGCGATCGCACCCCACATGCTGTAAGTAGAAATAATTGTAAAAGTAACGAACGGCGGGAGAATTCGGAATTCGGAATTCGGAATTCGGAATTCGGAATTAATATATTCTTTTTAGAAGCTTCGCTCATTTTAAGAGACGACGGCAAAAATCGGCGGCTTTTTGAGGATCGGGGATTTCATTAGCTAATCGATTGACTAATTCCAACTCGGAGATTTGCGTTCCAGATTTTAGAACTTTTTGAATGAGAATTGGCGCGATCGGTCCAATCAGATCGATTAAAGTTTTTTCGCACCGTTGAATAAAATTAGTATCGAGTGCTGACTGGGCTAAATTATTTGATAATTGATTGTGAGAAAATTTATTGCCGTTGGTGTTGTAGGTTTGAGATTTAGCTGTTGACTCAGTTCCGATCGCTTTTGCCTGACGCTCGAATTCTGCTTGTTGCTTGGCAGGCAGGTAAACCGAGAGGTTTTCTACCAACTGCTCGACGCTGTATGATTGAGCTGCTACTTGTCGAAACACAGTAGTCGCAATCGGTCCAGCAAATTCTGTAAACAGCTTAACCAGCGATCGGTGTTGGGCTGACAGGGATACGTCGGTAGCT
It encodes:
- a CDS encoding iron uptake porin; this translates as MQNTSSTLAQVTSVSQLSDVQPTDWAFQALQSLVERYGVIAGYPDGTFRGNRAMTRYEFAAGLNAAMDRINELITAGSADVVSKEDLETLNRLQSEFSSELATLRGRVDALEAQTAELEANQFSTTTVLGGEVIFGVASAFGGDPPGGCRVLPDNTGPFFDQLVPQLNLRDRNSAPEVDCLNRDDADKNTVLAHLVRLGLETSFTGKDRLRTYLVTGNFDGGGFTNAESLNTYMARLSYQAGLNNNVVLDLLEYRFPAFNDRVVFSVIPFGFSLSNVLSANSAYFDTGRGSISRFGEASPIFKIGGVLDAGAGFDWLFAKNARLQVAYGTGGSNNPDSGVFGADRSALGVQLLATPTNNLITGLTYVNAYTSDGTLGTYTGSVNAETNGLWSGSSVPSPIDQANDSGFDPCCRYFIGDLAAKTNAIGATLQWRISPKLTFGAWGGYMFTNFLERLPDFSETSRDANGILNGIGASAGKKPFANSATYLFSLGLSDPFGREGDLFAFLFGMPPKLVDAGPETRGTPVPFFETSRRGEPEVPVTDNNTNLDTAGIGPDQARQETPDTLPRRVGVKDEATSLHFEVFYRFRVSDNLFITPGVVLVTNPGHIEDNNDIWLATVRTTFRF
- a CDS encoding glutathione S-transferase family protein: MLRLYDFLPSGNGYKVRLLLTQLGIPFERVEINILKGESRTPGFLTKNANGRIPVLQLESGEFLAESNAILFYFSEDTEFLPADKLLRARVLQWLFFEQYSHEPNIATPRFWITELGKADEYREAIEQKRQAGYAALAVMEKHLTERKFFVGDRYSIADIGLFAYTHVADEGGFDLSGFPAIQAWIERVKAQPNYIPITRS
- a CDS encoding biliverdin-producing heme oxygenase; protein product: MSSNLATKLREGTKKAHTMAENVGFVKCFLKGVVEPTSYRKLVANLYFVYSAMEEEMERHQQHSILSNMYFKELNRQRSLEQDLKYYYGNQWREQISLSPAGEAYVQRIREVSNTAPELLISHLYTRYLGDLSGGQILKGIAQRAMNLADGQGTAFYEFAEISDEKQFKNTYRQRLDELPIDEAKADRIVEEANAAFGMNMKMFNELEGNLIKAIGVMLFNSLTRRRNRGNTELATSN
- a CDS encoding S1 family peptidase; its protein translation is MTLIMNGWKKFFQTRNLKSTIFIAGVITAATIAFTGKMTGLTVQADAIAQQTQPGTDSKTLNQTEIDAIASQTTVVIGQDLQKGDVEARREFNPGSGVIIAKRGNIYYVATNLHVVRGRGGFYGVRTFDGAVYPVDDESTRSNIVPMGKEQGESGETIQGLDVAIVQFKSDKNYPLANLPGSPNQGERAFVSGWPDPGNETARRQRLFAPGEVIRVTPRTADGGYSIQYSCETQRGMSGGPVFNDRGELVGIHGRAGEATSVSVPGTLVASLMGGNPIAQTAIQSKFNLGIRVSDLTEEAKKIQPLAGVFPYIKFEPPPVQPAVVSRGMPEKRPRSADTIDDIYKTFSRDFKHAAVRDCPSAGSRTVLLGTSEERCPE
- a CDS encoding sulfurtransferase, which produces MNHSVTAAWLYEHLADPQVAIADCRFSLADPQLGRQQYQSNHIPGAYYLDLNQDLSSPVGQHGGRHPLPNLTELAVKLSAMGITSQTRVVAYDDSRLAFAARLWWLLRYLGHERVAVLDGGFQGWLAAGYPVTADLPIAKAGEFIPIIQLGQVVDIEAVKARKDLPGVALVDAREGDRYRGEREPIDPVAGHIPGAVNYPWQEVTDDRGYLKPISEQQQRWQDLESSSEIIVYCGSGVTACVDLLALELAGISTGKLYAGSWSDWISH
- a CDS encoding SOS response-associated peptidase; translated protein: MCGRFTLSQPAEAIASTFQLSSIPELTPRYNIAPTQPVPTILSEGDRRQFQMLRWGLIPSWAKDASMGAKLINARAETVAEKPAFRSAFRRRRCLVVADGFYEWRSQKGKKQPFYFRLQDGQPFAFAGLWETWQAPDGEKIDSCTLLTTTANSLLRSVHDRMPVILKPEDYNQWLDPQTQEPEQLEPLLQPYSSEAMVAYPVSTKVNNPTNESPECSEQLSATSD